The proteins below are encoded in one region of Akkermansiaceae bacterium:
- the rpsD gene encoding 30S ribosomal protein S4: MARYTGPKDKISRRFGVALFGPSKALERRSFPPGQHGVRAGRRKKSDYAVALGEKQKLRFQFGVLEKQFRLYYAEASRRRGITGEVLCQLLELRLDNVCFRLGFGNTRSAARQMVNHGHIQVNGKRVDIPSYQCKPGDTITVQAKPSSQQLGLRYMDLTQAVPLKEWLTLDRAAMKGHITRVPENEDFDHQVNVQLVVELYSR; encoded by the coding sequence ATGGCTCGTTACACTGGCCCCAAAGATAAAATCAGCCGCCGCTTCGGCGTCGCCCTGTTCGGACCTTCAAAAGCTCTCGAACGTCGCTCCTTCCCCCCCGGCCAGCACGGTGTCCGTGCAGGTCGTCGTAAGAAGTCCGACTACGCAGTAGCACTTGGAGAGAAACAAAAACTCCGTTTCCAATTTGGCGTTCTCGAAAAGCAATTCCGTCTCTACTACGCGGAAGCAAGCCGTCGCCGCGGAATCACCGGTGAGGTGCTTTGCCAACTGCTTGAGCTCCGCCTCGATAACGTGTGCTTCCGTCTCGGATTCGGCAATACCCGCTCCGCCGCCCGCCAAATGGTGAACCACGGTCACATCCAGGTGAATGGCAAGCGCGTTGACATTCCAAGTTACCAATGCAAGCCCGGTGACACCATCACGGTGCAGGCCAAACCAAGCTCACAGCAGCTCGGCCTCCGCTACATGGACCTCACCCAGGCCGTGCCCCTTAAAGAATGGCTCACCCTGGACCGGGCCGCGATGAAGGGTCACATCACCCGCGTTCCTGAAAACGAGGACTTCGACCACCAGGTCAACGTCCA